In Falco cherrug isolate bFalChe1 chromosome 5, bFalChe1.pri, whole genome shotgun sequence, one DNA window encodes the following:
- the ARHGAP31 gene encoding rho GTPase-activating protein 31, with the protein MKNKGAKQKLKRKGAASAFGCDLTEYLESSGQDVPYVLKSCAEFIETHGIVDGIYRLSGVTSNIQKLRQEFVSDQCPDLTREVYLQDIHCVGSLCKLYFRELPNPLLTYELYKKFTEAVSRFPEDEQLARIQNVIQELPPSHYRTLEYLIKHLTHLASFSNMTNMHTRNLALVWAPNLLRSKEIEAVGCNGDAAFLEVRVQQLVIEFILNHVDQIFSHNRKASSAENIESVSVVKSLTLPSASLPMKLVSLEEAQARSLSASHPARKERRENSLPEIVPVTGSLFHTVVDLPDSKRKLSTKSKKWKSIFNLGRSGSESKSKLSRNGSVFVRAQKLSEKATIRPAKSMDSLCSLPVEGEDEKSRFKRTVTTGGFFVPVMKIRTGGTGSSYDLSKENEWEREGSAMGAKGSSELSGEKGSPRTPQAKPPPEQLKVFRAAEDAENEQTSPKGGRMFYTSETAAKSGFPSSLFPLEASPRHQRKALNISEPFAVSVPLRVSAVISTNSTPCRVPAKEKLSLSSLEELSSLVAESPSPSALEAGTHMRTEQVPERKEKQLVPTLPAASSRGSHPEELVAARKPESSDSPQPAAENQEMLCGQSSCTSSTSSPQQSSEPSPTLEQTPACEVHTGQLPADKAEQGQLKMKDVSSEGSCGQQEVETAKTEEELRLRDVTEEDPANALLEPLWPEIQQELKIIEPEEELLLLPAAVPKTGLNPESSSSVQMDSSSSGPGQSPTLPEQKSASRTPQRTTGVPLLGATSTERQDSLHKCQPDVAAQQGCASALPKLGNLLTGTGAPKNHHPVVGSGSECLTPPLDWKLHSQSEFSEVAPSDELSCSKRACPESGGEKDSTCQLQREKDDLTRVQTQKEKPETMTADERDAFSSKVLSGAGIQELKEGNAASRTHDAADQDDEDTWTDNVQSLELVEPWEDHQWVTSPLHSPTFKDIQEKTIQEFQPQSQKAGTGFSLRPRFSRSLSLDSKDTVMSLWTIPFSFIDATDQQQPCSDILPVTRELPKTQPISPSSLGKAKQDENSTSPPEETLKPEELRYPLSREKAPAEKEGPSRISLLEAEEKKADMSKENPWSSKLEVSLPYQNSPGSSSQVNAKEELSMSQDSALGGETVTKALRPATESQPSNKSEETPRKVKTRPSSLNLDSLLPVPDFFTFESLSMPSATGNLLCGQKEVKSSDSVPSLPTACPAASKGIPWGSHFNAHMDLDLDYLAVAHATTGRRNSAPVSVSAVRTSFMIKMCQARAVPVIPPKIQYTQIPQPLQAQNAAPPAEKKEAEGRQAIRQTQRVAWSHLEAPKSPLTEKKTKAEKENSDPAQKDSACPWHSSFGSPLEPPQTSHYPALDAPVLRRKRTSEGETAGDNPQSSKMERPSGLSKPSYRSRPGRPQSLILFSPPFPIMDHPSSSADSRVLLSPIRSPTQTTSSSPICGDLSETARTTPEGVTLRNKMTIPKNGQRLETSTSCFYQPQRRSVILDGRSGRQIE; encoded by the exons TCCCCTACGTACTGAAGAGCTGTGCGGAGTTCATCGAAACTCATGGCATTGTGGATGGCATCTACCGCCTCTCAGGAGTGACATCCAACATCCAAAAGCTGAG ACAAGAGTTTGTTTCTGACCAATGCCCGGATCTGACAAGGGAAGTTTACCTCCAGGACATCCACTGCGTGGGGTCACTCTGCAAACTGTACTTCAGGGAGCTGCCCAACCCTCTCCTCACTTATGAGCTCTACAAAAAATTCACG GAAGCAGTATCACGCTTCCCCGAGGACGAGCAGTTGGCAAGAATCCAAAATGTCATCCAGGAGCTCCCACCATCGCATTACAG AACACTGGAATACCTGATCAAGCACCTCACTCACCTGGCCTCCTTCAGCAACATGACCAACATGCACACCAGAAACCTGGCCTTGGTGTGGGCTCCCAACCTCCTCAG GTCAAAGGAGATTGAGGCAGTTGGCTGCAATGGGGAtgcagctttcctggaggtgcGAGTGCAGCAGCTGGTGATCGAGTTCATCCTGAATCATGTGGATCAGATCTTCAGCCACAACAGAaaagccagctctgcagagaacaTTG aGAGTGTATCGGTTGTGAAAAGCCTGACCCTCCCCTCGGCCTCCCTGCCGATGAAGCTGGTGAGCCTGGAAGAAGCGCAGGCACGGAGCCTGTCTGCCTCCCACCCTGctaggaaggaaaggagagagaacagCTTGCCTGAAATTGTCCCCGTGACTGGGTCCCTCTTCCACACAGTTGTTGACCTCCCCGACAGCAA gaGAAAATTATCTACCAAGTCCAAGAAATGGAAGTCGATATTTAACTTGGGCCGTTCTGGCTCAGAATCAAAGTCTAAACTGAGTCGAAATGGGAGCGTCTTCGTAAGGGCGCAGAAGCTCTCTG aaaaagcaacaattCGGCCTGCGAAGAGCATGGACTCGCTGTGTTCCCTGCCGGTGGAAG GGGAGGATGAAAAGAGCAGATTCAAACGGACAGTGACTACTGGAGGGTTTTTTGTTCCGGTGATGAAGATACGGACaggaggcacaggcagctcaTATGACCTCAGCAAGGAGAATGAGTGGGAGAGGGAAGGATCTGCCATGGGGGCCAAAGGAAGCTCAGAGCTGAGTGGGGAGAAAGGTTCCCCCCGGACACCACAGGCAAAGCCACCCCCTGAGCAGCTGAAGGTCTTCCGggcagcagaggatgctgaaaACGAGCAGACTTCCCCCAAAGGCGGCCGAATGTTCTACAcctcagaaacagcagccaagtCAGGCTTCCCAAGCAGCCTCTTTCCCTTGGAGGCCTCCCCTCGTCACCAGAGAAAAGCTCTGAACATCTCAGAGCCTTTCGCCGTCTCTGTTCCCCTGCGGGTATCTGCAGTCATCAGCACCAACAGCACACCCTGCCGTGTGCCCGCCAAGGAGAAACTTTCCCTCTCCAGCCTAGAGGAGCTGTCTTCTCTGGTGGCTGAGAGCCCGAGCCCCTCTGCCCTGGAAGCAGGGACCCACATGAGGACAGAGCAGGTGccagagaggaaggagaaacagctggTGCCCACCCTGCCAGCGGCATCATCCAGAG GCTCTCACCCTGAGGAGCTGGTGGCAGCCAGGAAACCTGAGTCCTCAGACAGTCCACAGCCAGCGGCAGAAAACCAGGAGATGTTGTGTGGGCAAAGCAGCTgcacaagcagcaccagcagcccccagcagtcCTCAGAGCCGAGTCCCACCTTGGAACAAACACCGGCCTGTGAGGTTCATACAGGGCAGCTCCCTGCGGACAAGGCAGAGCAAGGACAGCTCAAGATGAAGGATGTCTCCTCAGAAGgcagctgtggccagcaggaggTCGAGACAGCCAAGACAGAGGAAGAGTTGCGCTTAAGAGATGTG acTGAGGAAGACCCTGCAAATGCCCTTCTAGAACCGCTGTGGCCAGAGATACAGCAGGAACTGAAAATCATCGAGCCTGAAGAGGAGCTCTTGCTCTTGCCAGCAGCTGTCCCCAAGACCGGCCTAAATCCTGAATCCTCTTCTTCAGTACAAATGGATAGTTCTTCCTCTGGCCCAGGGCAGAGTCCAACACTGCCTGAGCAGAAATCTGCGAGCAGAACACCACAGAGAACAACTGGGGTGCCTTTATTGGGTGCCACCAGCACAGAACGACAAGACAGCCTCCACAAGTGCCAGCCTGATGTGgctgcacagcagggctgtgcttcaGCCCTGCCCAAACTGGGTAACCTTCTGACTGGTACAGGTGCTCCAAAGAACCACCACCCAGTAGTGGGCAGCGGGAGTGAATGTCTCACTCCTCCCCTGGACTGGAAGCTCCATAGTCAATCAGAATTTAGTGAGGTTGCCCCAAGTGATGAATTATCTTGTTCTAAAAGAGCATGCCCAGAgtcagggggagaaaaagataGCACTtgccagctgcagagggaaaaggatGATCTTACCAGAGTTCAGACTCAGAAGGAGAAGCCTGAGACAATGACTGCTGATGAAAGGGATGCATTCTCCTCCAAGGTGCTGAGTGGAGCTGGAATCCAGGAGCTGAAGGAGGGCAATGCTGCTAGCAGAACCCATGATGCTGCTGACCAGGATGATGAGGATACCTGGACAGATAATGTGCAGAGCTTAGAACTTGTGGAGCCATGGGAGGATCACCAGTGGGTTACAAGCCCGCTCCATTCCCCCACCTTTAAGGACATTCAGGAGAAGACGATACAGGAGTTTCAGCCACAGAGCCAGAAAGCAGGGACAGGCTTTTCTCTTAGACCACGATTCAGTCGCAGCCTCTCCTTGGACAGTAAAGACACAGTGATGAGTCTGTGGACGATCCCATTCTCTTTCATAGATGCCACTGACCAGCAGCAACCATGCAGTGACATTCTGCCAGTGACTCGTGAGCTGCCCAAAACACAGCCCATCTCCCCCTCTAGTTTGGGCAAAGCTAAGCAAGATGAGAATAGCACAAGTCCTCCAGAAGAAACTTTGAAACCTGAGGAGCTGAGGTACCCCCTCAGCAGGGAGAAAGCACCAGCTGAAAAAGAAGGACCCTCCAGAATCTCTCTTTTagaggcagaggaaaagaaagcagatatGAGCAAAGAAAACCCTTGGAGCTCAAAACTTGAGGTGTCTTTACCATACCAAAATAGCCCAGGCAGTTCTTCACAGGTGAACGCAAAGGAGGAGTTATCCATGTCTCAGGACTCTGCCCTGGGAGGAGAGACTGTTACCAAAGCACTGCGCCCTGCCACTGAGTCGCAGCCGAGTAATAAAAGTGAAGAAACCCCTCGCAAAGTGAAGACAAGGCCATCATCCCTCAACTTGGATTCACTCCTTCCAGTCCCAGATTTCTTCACATTTGAGAGCCTGTCCATGCCCTCTGCCACTGGGAACCTCCTGTGTGGGCAGAAGGAAGTCAAAAGCAGTGATTCTGTCCCATCCCTGCCAACtgcttgccctgctgccagTAAAGGCATTCCCTGGGGGTCTCATTTCAATGCCCACATGGATCTAGACTTAGATTACCTGGCAGTGGCCCATGCCACCACTGGCCGTCGTAACTCTGCCCCTGTCAGCGTGTCAGCGGTTAGAACATCCTTCATGATTAAGATGTGCCAGGCTAGAGCGGTGCCCGTGATACCACCCAAGATTCAGTACACCCAgatcccccagcccctgcaggcTCAGAATGCTGCTCCACCAGCTgagaagaaggaagcagaaggcaggcaggccaTCAGACAGACTCAACGGGTGGCATGGAGCCACCTGGAAGCACCCAAGAGCCCgctgacagaaaagaaaaccaaagcagagaaagaaaacagtgaccCAGCTCAAAAGGACTCAGCCTGTCCTTGGCACAGCAGCTTTGGCTCTCCGCTGGAGCCACCTCAGACCAGCCATTACCCCGCTCTAGATGCCCCTGTTCTGCGCCGAAAGCGCACCTCTGAGGGGGAGACAGCTGGAGATAATCCACAGTCCTCAAAGATGGAGAGGCCATCAGGGTTATCCAAGCCTTCCTACAGATCTAGACCAGGGAGGCCCCAGAGTCTGATTCTCTTCAGTCCCCCTTTCCCCATTATGGACCACCCCTCCTCTTCAGCAGACTCCAGGGTGTTGTTATCGCCCATCAGGAGCCCCACTCAGACCACCTCTTCGAGCCCCATTTGTGGCGATCTGTCTGAGACTGCACGGACAACGCCTGAGGGGGTGACGCTGCGGAACAAAATGACCATCCCCAAGAATGGCCAGAGGCTGGAGACCTCTACCAGCTGCTTTTATCAGCCCCAGAGGCGCTCTGTGATTCTGGATGGACGAAGTGGGAGGCAAATCGAATAG